A stretch of Actinomycetota bacterium DNA encodes these proteins:
- a CDS encoding fibronectin type III domain-containing protein, whose protein sequence is MVTVGLVMGLVTPVAALPGTNDIEWTPLDGPGGSDGTAVAVTRDTAAVAAYDADVDGVTDAGAVRVHRRLGDGTWSAYDVTTPMGSSVTGRFGEFGVHVHDDQLLAASRNSVTSFRLGVSEAVYEGEVAAGITWPRVASDGRLLVVGDEFATRNEGTVVGAAGEVHVWLTEPDGTTRYHRLVRPGAATESGRFGQEVALAGDDIVVVGRERDAAGNLGDEEVWVFHGNGGGFTPERLPDPYNLGPPGTSAANVLSATDNSIVIDVQPHELIARYHRASDGAPWELELIEEPEDADLPGGRFATLLAASGDQILASRSDAAPSLLERTPSGTWAHRIVGETALSGPLRNFDFVSGRILLATTGGALLGSYPQPPGQPEPTARAATDAPGRIEVTWAAPSSGGTPITEYEVLAWGADEPSRRLTLPGSARSAQFDGLSGDTMYTVAVRAFNDDGPGLFGYASARTPTTPSAPRELTVQATLVNRRLQWAPPESDGRAPVLRYDILRDGVLVATVGPEQTSYDDPVLLLAATHDYEVRAVNIVGAGPPATVCSQGVLAPECDGV, encoded by the coding sequence GTGGTCACAGTCGGCCTCGTCATGGGCTTGGTGACACCGGTCGCCGCCCTCCCGGGCACGAACGACATCGAGTGGACACCCCTGGACGGGCCCGGAGGGTCCGACGGCACCGCGGTGGCGGTGACACGCGACACGGCCGCCGTGGCCGCGTACGACGCGGATGTCGACGGGGTAACCGATGCCGGCGCGGTCCGCGTTCACCGTCGCCTCGGCGACGGGACCTGGAGCGCCTACGACGTCACGACCCCCATGGGCTCGAGCGTGACCGGACGGTTCGGCGAGTTCGGGGTCCACGTCCACGACGACCAGCTCCTCGCGGCTAGCCGGAACTCGGTCACGTCGTTCCGTCTTGGGGTATCGGAAGCGGTCTACGAGGGCGAGGTCGCGGCGGGTATCACGTGGCCGCGCGTGGCCAGCGACGGTCGCCTGCTCGTCGTCGGCGATGAGTTCGCGACCCGGAACGAGGGCACCGTGGTCGGGGCAGCGGGCGAGGTGCACGTCTGGCTCACCGAACCCGATGGAACGACGCGCTACCACCGCCTCGTACGCCCCGGGGCCGCGACCGAGAGCGGCCGCTTCGGCCAGGAGGTGGCCCTGGCCGGTGACGACATCGTCGTGGTCGGGAGAGAGCGCGACGCTGCTGGCAACCTCGGTGACGAGGAGGTGTGGGTGTTCCACGGCAACGGCGGAGGGTTCACGCCCGAGCGGCTCCCCGACCCGTACAACCTCGGGCCGCCCGGCACGAGCGCCGCCAACGTCCTGTCAGCGACCGACAACAGCATCGTCATCGACGTACAGCCCCACGAACTGATCGCGCGGTACCACCGCGCGAGCGATGGAGCGCCGTGGGAGCTCGAGCTCATCGAGGAGCCGGAGGACGCCGACCTCCCTGGCGGTCGTTTCGCGACGCTCCTGGCGGCCTCGGGGGACCAGATCCTGGCGAGCCGCTCGGACGCGGCACCGTCGCTGCTCGAGCGCACACCCTCCGGGACGTGGGCGCACCGCATCGTCGGCGAGACCGCGCTCAGCGGACCGTTGCGGAACTTCGACTTCGTCTCCGGTCGCATCCTGCTCGCGACCACCGGCGGTGCCCTGTTGGGCTCGTACCCGCAACCCCCCGGGCAACCCGAACCGACCGCCCGCGCGGCGACCGACGCGCCGGGGAGGATCGAGGTCACGTGGGCGGCGCCCAGCTCCGGCGGCACCCCGATCACGGAGTACGAGGTCCTCGCCTGGGGGGCCGATGAACCCAGCCGGAGACTGACCCTCCCTGGCTCGGCACGCTCCGCGCAGTTCGACGGCTTGTCAGGCGACACGATGTACACGGTGGCGGTGCGCGCGTTCAACGACGACGGACCGGGTCTCTTCGGCTACGCCAGCGCGCGGACGCCGACGACACCGTCCGCGCCCCGCGAGCTCACCGTCCAGGCCACGCTGGTGAACCGCCGGTTGCAGTGGGCACCCCCCGAGAGCGACGGACGCGCGCCGGTGCTGCGCTACGACATCCTCCGGGACGGCGTCCTGGTCGCGACCGTCGGACCCGAGCAGACCAGCTACGACGATCCGGTACTGCTGCTCGCCGCCACGCACGACTACGAGGTGCGTGCCGTCAACATCGTCGGGGCGGGCCCCCCCGCCACGGTCTGCAGCCAGGGCGTGCTCGCACCCGAGTGCGACGGGGTCTGA
- the pyrH gene encoding UMP kinase produces MTCGSGTSCGCGPTSSSGCLPGSIRPPHGRFARPLRRQFPGYLSGTSGPEASASILTSIRDRQLEDRAVTDASRQPYRRILLKLSGEAFAGPEADGGISTQVVNFIASELVELAQAGTEVGVVVGGGNIFRGTSPQAAGMDRSSADQMGMLATVINALALQDAVEKAGVPTRVQSAIAMQELCEPYIRRRALRHLEKGRIVVFAAGLGAPYFSTDTAAAQRALEIGAEVLLKGTQVDGIYDADPRTAPDAHRFESVDFLEVLNRGLTVMDATAISLCMDHKLPIVVFELLEKGNIRRIVEGEAVGTLVTAG; encoded by the coding sequence ATGACCTGTGGCTCCGGGACATCGTGCGGATGCGGTCCCACGTCGTCATCTGGTTGCCTCCCCGGGTCGATCCGGCCCCCGCACGGCCGCTTCGCACGGCCACTTCGCCGTCAGTTCCCGGGATACCTGTCCGGGACGAGCGGTCCGGAGGCGTCGGCTAGCATCCTTACGAGCATCCGGGATCGCCAGCTGGAGGACCGCGCCGTGACCGACGCCAGCCGGCAACCCTACCGCCGCATCCTCCTCAAGCTCTCCGGAGAGGCGTTCGCGGGTCCCGAAGCGGACGGCGGCATCTCGACCCAGGTCGTGAACTTCATCGCGTCCGAGCTCGTCGAGCTCGCGCAAGCCGGCACCGAGGTCGGCGTCGTCGTCGGGGGCGGCAACATCTTCCGCGGGACGTCCCCTCAGGCTGCCGGCATGGACCGTTCGAGCGCCGACCAGATGGGGATGCTCGCGACGGTGATCAACGCGCTCGCCCTGCAGGACGCGGTCGAGAAGGCCGGTGTTCCCACCCGCGTCCAGAGCGCGATCGCGATGCAGGAGCTGTGTGAGCCCTACATCCGTCGCCGAGCGCTCCGCCACCTCGAGAAGGGCCGCATCGTGGTCTTCGCGGCCGGTCTCGGGGCGCCGTACTTCTCGACCGACACCGCGGCCGCGCAGCGGGCGCTCGAGATCGGGGCGGAGGTGCTACTCAAGGGCACCCAGGTCGACGGGATCTACGACGCGGATCCGCGCACGGCCCCGGATGCACACCGCTTCGAGTCGGTCGACTTCCTCGAGGTCCTCAACCGCGGACTCACCGTCATGGACGCGACCGCGATTTCGCTGTGCATGGACCACAAGCTGCCTATCGTGGTCTTCGAGCTGCTCGAGAAGGGCAACATCCGTCGCATCGTCGAGGGTGAGGCCGTCGGCACCCTCGTGACCGCTGGCTGA
- the frr gene encoding ribosome recycling factor has translation MTQFTDVRSVLADAGHRMDGAVDHLQIEFAGIRTGRANPQLLHSLQVDYYGQMTPLQQLATFAVPEPRMLVVSPYDKSSLDAIEKAIRDADFGLNPSTDGQIIRCVFPELTEERRKEYIKLAKARAEDARIAVRNVRRDAKDSLQKLVDDGDIGQDEHDRAAKQLEELTGRHVGRIDELLEHKEQDLLEV, from the coding sequence ATGACCCAGTTCACCGACGTGAGGTCCGTCCTCGCCGACGCCGGACACCGAATGGACGGAGCCGTCGATCACCTGCAGATCGAGTTCGCCGGTATCCGCACGGGGCGCGCGAACCCCCAGCTGCTGCACAGCCTGCAGGTCGACTACTACGGCCAGATGACCCCGTTGCAGCAGCTCGCGACGTTCGCCGTGCCCGAGCCGCGGATGCTGGTGGTCAGTCCCTACGACAAGTCCTCGCTCGACGCGATCGAGAAGGCGATCCGTGACGCTGACTTCGGCCTCAACCCCTCCACCGACGGCCAGATCATCCGGTGCGTATTCCCCGAGCTCACCGAGGAGCGGCGCAAGGAGTACATCAAGCTCGCCAAGGCGCGCGCGGAGGACGCACGTATCGCGGTCCGCAACGTCCGACGCGATGCCAAGGACTCGCTCCAGAAGCTGGTCGACGACGGCGACATCGGCCAGGACGAGCACGACCGTGCCGCCAAGCAGCTCGAGGAGCTGACCGGGCGGCACGTCGGTCGGATCGACGAGCTGCTCGAGCACAAGGAGCAGGACCTGCTCGAGGTCTGA
- a CDS encoding phosphatidate cytidylyltransferase: MTALPPDRRKVGGRDLPVAIAVGVVLAAAFLLTTFLTPLGFTILVGVLVLIAVFEAGAVFTDAGWPVARPVLTATAIVALAGTYELGLEGQVLGLAVLLLGAVAWELADPHRHDVVRNIAGTVLLGLWVPMLASFAILLITRPVDAAAAVLAVVGAAIVSDIGAFAVGVTIGRHRIAPTISPNKTWEGLIGGLFLAVLLAVAVLPNVGELFDVPTAVLLAVAGGLAGFTGDLAESMVKRDLGVKDLGTILPGHGGVLDRVDGILFALPVGYYVLELMGR, from the coding sequence GTGACGGCCCTGCCGCCCGACCGACGGAAGGTGGGTGGCCGCGACCTACCCGTCGCCATCGCGGTCGGGGTCGTCCTCGCCGCGGCGTTCCTGCTGACCACCTTCCTCACGCCGCTGGGTTTCACCATCCTCGTCGGTGTGCTCGTGTTGATCGCCGTGTTCGAGGCGGGCGCGGTGTTCACCGACGCGGGCTGGCCCGTGGCACGTCCGGTGCTGACGGCCACCGCCATCGTCGCCCTGGCAGGCACCTACGAGCTCGGACTCGAGGGACAGGTCCTGGGCCTGGCCGTCCTGTTGCTCGGTGCGGTGGCGTGGGAGCTCGCTGACCCGCACCGGCACGACGTCGTGCGCAACATCGCCGGCACCGTCCTGCTGGGTCTGTGGGTACCCATGCTGGCGTCGTTCGCCATCTTGCTCATCACCCGACCGGTCGATGCGGCGGCTGCCGTGCTGGCGGTCGTCGGGGCGGCGATCGTGTCCGACATCGGGGCGTTCGCCGTCGGCGTGACCATCGGCCGCCACCGGATCGCCCCCACGATCAGCCCCAACAAGACCTGGGAGGGACTGATCGGCGGGCTGTTCCTCGCCGTCTTGCTCGCCGTGGCGGTGCTGCCCAACGTGGGTGAGCTGTTCGACGTCCCGACCGCCGTGCTGCTCGCCGTGGCCGGGGGGCTCGCCGGCTTCACCGGGGATCTGGCGGAGTCGATGGTGAAGCGCGACCTCGGCGTGAAGGACCTCGGCACGATCCTGCCGGGACACGGCGGCGTGCTCGACCGCGTCGACGGGATCCTGTTCGCGCTCCCCGTCGGCTACTACGTCCTCGAGCTGATGGGCCGCTAG
- the rlmN gene encoding 23S rRNA (adenine(2503)-C(2))-methyltransferase RlmN, translated as MDRSGLETLLEELGEPAYRGRQVHAWLVRGIDDPAEMTDVPSALRPELAARFLPARPELVSHVVTDEGRTHKLLLRFDDGEAIETVLMLYPGRATVCVSSQAGCALGCPFCATGQAGLRRQLISGEIVRQVVVADAALRTGRLFDQDLPEVGRADRVTNVVFMGMGEPLANLDATIAAIEWLHDPEGFDLGARSITVSTVGLVPGMRRLADLGIPVTLAVSLHAANDRLRDDLVPINRTHPIAEVIDAARAYRAATNRRVTFEWCLIGDVNDSIRDAHELAELARSLRAHVNVIPMNPTPGVVWREPSLARTEAFIGELERRGVNVTLRDTRGRDADAACGQLLARYHLGDGRRLPVAVGAAERVDAWRTDATDVAPT; from the coding sequence CTGGACCGGTCCGGCCTCGAGACGTTGCTCGAGGAGCTGGGTGAACCGGCGTACCGCGGCCGGCAGGTGCACGCGTGGCTCGTGCGGGGCATCGACGATCCGGCGGAGATGACCGACGTCCCCAGCGCGCTGCGCCCCGAGCTGGCCGCGCGCTTCCTGCCCGCCCGCCCCGAGCTCGTCAGCCACGTGGTGACCGATGAGGGCCGTACCCACAAGCTGTTGCTGCGGTTCGACGACGGCGAGGCCATCGAGACCGTCCTCATGCTCTATCCCGGTCGTGCCACGGTGTGCGTGTCCAGCCAGGCGGGCTGCGCGCTGGGGTGTCCCTTCTGTGCGACCGGGCAGGCGGGACTGCGTCGGCAGCTCATCTCCGGCGAGATCGTCCGACAGGTGGTGGTGGCCGACGCCGCCCTCCGGACCGGCCGCCTGTTCGACCAGGACCTGCCGGAGGTCGGTCGCGCCGACCGCGTCACCAACGTCGTGTTCATGGGCATGGGAGAGCCGCTCGCGAACCTCGATGCGACCATCGCCGCGATCGAGTGGTTGCACGATCCCGAGGGGTTCGACCTCGGAGCGCGGAGCATCACCGTCTCGACCGTCGGACTGGTCCCCGGGATGCGTCGTCTCGCGGACCTCGGCATCCCCGTCACGCTCGCCGTCTCGTTGCACGCCGCCAACGATCGGCTCCGCGATGACCTCGTGCCGATCAACCGCACCCATCCCATCGCCGAGGTCATCGACGCCGCACGTGCGTACCGTGCCGCGACCAACCGCCGCGTCACCTTCGAGTGGTGCCTGATCGGAGACGTCAACGACTCCATCCGGGACGCGCACGAACTGGCGGAGCTCGCCCGGTCGTTGCGAGCGCACGTCAACGTGATCCCCATGAACCCCACTCCGGGCGTCGTGTGGCGCGAGCCGTCGCTCGCGCGCACCGAGGCCTTCATCGGTGAGCTGGAACGGCGGGGCGTCAACGTCACGCTGCGCGACACCCGTGGGCGCGACGCCGACGCGGCCTGCGGTCAGCTGCTGGCCCGGTACCACCTCGGTGACGGCCGCCGTCTGCCCGTCGCGGTGGGGGCGGCGGAGCGGGTCGACGCGTGGCGCACCGACGCGACTGACGTCGCCCCAACGTGA
- the dxr gene encoding 1-deoxy-D-xylulose-5-phosphate reductoisomerase codes for MNRDARRRVVLLGATGSIGTQALDVIRAHPGRFEVLALAAGTDARALAQQAEEFGVTQLAVADADAARSLRERLPDAVVRDGAAGIAEIAALPDADVVLNAVTGARGLAPTLAALGAGHVVALANKESLIVGGDLVIAAAEQAGGRDRQLVPVDSEHSAIAQCLRSGAASEIGRVVLTASGGPFRGRTREDLAGVTVAEALAHPTWDMGPVITVNSATLMNKGLELIEAHLLFDLPWDRLDVVVHPQSIVHSLVEFVDGSTIAQLSPPDMRLPIQLALAWPERLPHAFAAMDWTRAETLTFEPVDRTTFRALSLAEEAGRRAGTFPCVLNAANEQAVDAFLAGRIRLPRIIDVVEDVLEAHAAGNPPAPRDVDDVVAADGWARAEADRRLEEGTR; via the coding sequence GTGAACCGCGATGCGCGCCGACGGGTCGTGCTGCTGGGCGCCACCGGCTCCATCGGCACGCAGGCACTGGACGTCATCCGCGCACATCCCGGCCGCTTCGAGGTCCTCGCGCTCGCAGCGGGAACCGACGCCCGTGCGCTCGCCCAGCAGGCCGAGGAGTTCGGGGTCACTCAGCTCGCGGTGGCGGACGCGGACGCGGCTCGTTCCCTGCGGGAGCGCCTCCCCGATGCGGTGGTCCGCGACGGCGCCGCCGGCATCGCCGAGATCGCCGCGCTACCAGACGCCGACGTCGTCCTCAACGCCGTCACGGGCGCCCGCGGACTCGCTCCGACGCTGGCTGCCCTCGGCGCCGGTCACGTCGTCGCGCTGGCCAACAAGGAGAGCCTGATCGTCGGCGGCGACCTGGTGATCGCGGCGGCGGAGCAGGCTGGGGGACGTGACCGACAGCTCGTCCCCGTCGACAGCGAGCACTCCGCGATCGCCCAATGCCTGCGCAGCGGAGCCGCGTCCGAGATCGGCCGGGTCGTGCTCACCGCCTCGGGAGGACCCTTCCGTGGACGCACCCGCGAGGATCTGGCCGGCGTCACCGTCGCCGAGGCCCTCGCCCACCCGACGTGGGACATGGGACCGGTCATCACGGTCAACTCGGCGACGCTGATGAACAAGGGGCTCGAGCTGATCGAGGCCCACCTGCTGTTCGACCTGCCCTGGGACCGTCTGGACGTCGTGGTGCACCCGCAGTCGATCGTGCACTCCCTCGTGGAGTTCGTCGACGGCTCCACGATCGCCCAGCTGTCGCCTCCCGACATGCGTCTGCCGATCCAGCTCGCGCTGGCCTGGCCTGAGCGCCTGCCGCACGCCTTCGCCGCGATGGACTGGACCCGTGCCGAGACGCTGACCTTCGAGCCGGTCGACCGCACGACCTTCCGTGCACTGTCGCTGGCGGAGGAGGCGGGGCGGCGTGCGGGTACCTTCCCCTGCGTGCTCAACGCCGCCAACGAGCAGGCCGTCGACGCCTTCCTCGCGGGGCGGATCCGGTTGCCCCGCATCATCGACGTCGTCGAGGACGTGCTCGAGGCGCACGCCGCGGGGAACCCCCCCGCGCCCCGCGACGTCGATGACGTCGTGGCGGCCGATGGCTGGGCCCGCGCCGAAGCGGACCGACGACTGGAGGAGGGCACGCGGTGA
- a CDS encoding M50 family metallopeptidase: MSSSLAIVIFLVGIFVVAIGLHEWGHFWTARRFGMRADRYFIGFGPTIWSTRYDEAEVGVKALPFGGFVRISGMSFGDDRLAPVSDHVLTPDDVAEDRRASASRMRIDVLETPAVPMETWRRVGEELARRGVPADTRTVIVDRARAAAGDHATVDEAREAIDTAAGAMLDDTGRVGDLRHRVLRGDEGRFFHDRPAWQRAIVLASGSFMHFVQAIVLLFVGFLLFGQAIPLPVVDEVLPDSPAEEAGLQTGDRIAAVEGVDVEDFETAREFIRGNAGEPLTFRVVRDGRTIDVIATPEASEVDGETVGLLGFVPEAEDRPLAPGDALYETFVGDTGVVTLSRETFLALGRVFGPDGLGQLFGQVTGEQERGIEGAASPIGLARAAGEGSAEFGPLFLLLILASINVFVGIFNLAPLPPLDGGHLAVLGIESVVNGVRRARGRVPDFKLDPRAIAAVAVPVIVVLGTVFLAVVWLDIVRPIQLP, translated from the coding sequence GTGAGCAGCAGCCTCGCGATCGTCATCTTCCTCGTCGGCATCTTCGTGGTCGCCATCGGCCTGCACGAGTGGGGCCACTTCTGGACCGCTCGTCGCTTCGGCATGCGTGCCGACCGCTACTTCATCGGTTTCGGCCCCACGATCTGGTCCACCCGCTACGACGAGGCCGAGGTGGGGGTCAAGGCTCTCCCGTTCGGTGGCTTCGTCCGCATCAGCGGGATGTCGTTCGGCGACGATCGGCTCGCCCCCGTCAGCGATCACGTCCTGACTCCAGACGACGTCGCGGAGGACCGCCGCGCATCGGCATCACGGATGCGGATCGACGTGCTCGAGACGCCTGCCGTGCCGATGGAGACGTGGCGACGCGTCGGCGAGGAACTGGCCCGGCGGGGCGTCCCCGCCGACACCCGCACCGTCATCGTCGACCGCGCTCGTGCGGCGGCCGGTGACCACGCCACGGTCGACGAGGCCCGCGAAGCGATCGACACGGCGGCAGGGGCGATGCTCGACGACACCGGTCGAGTCGGCGATCTGCGGCACCGCGTGCTCCGTGGCGACGAGGGCCGGTTCTTCCACGACCGCCCCGCCTGGCAGCGCGCCATCGTCCTGGCATCCGGCTCCTTCATGCACTTCGTCCAGGCGATCGTGCTGCTGTTCGTCGGCTTCCTGCTGTTCGGTCAGGCCATCCCGCTGCCGGTCGTCGACGAGGTGCTACCGGACTCCCCAGCCGAGGAGGCCGGGCTGCAGACCGGCGATCGCATCGCCGCCGTCGAGGGCGTCGATGTCGAGGACTTCGAGACCGCGCGGGAGTTCATCCGTGGCAACGCCGGTGAACCTCTGACCTTCCGGGTCGTCCGCGACGGGCGCACGATCGACGTCATCGCGACGCCAGAGGCCAGCGAGGTCGATGGCGAGACGGTGGGACTGCTCGGGTTCGTCCCCGAGGCGGAGGACCGCCCGCTCGCTCCCGGCGACGCGTTGTACGAGACCTTCGTGGGCGACACCGGCGTGGTCACCCTCAGCCGCGAGACGTTCCTTGCGCTCGGGCGTGTCTTCGGCCCCGACGGGCTCGGCCAGCTGTTCGGCCAGGTCACGGGCGAGCAGGAGCGCGGCATCGAAGGTGCGGCATCGCCGATCGGTCTCGCACGGGCGGCCGGCGAGGGCAGCGCCGAGTTCGGGCCGTTGTTCCTGCTCCTGATCCTGGCCTCGATCAACGTGTTCGTGGGGATCTTCAACCTCGCCCCCCTGCCACCCCTTGATGGCGGCCACCTCGCCGTCCTCGGCATCGAGTCGGTCGTCAACGGCGTCCGCCGCGCCCGGGGCCGAGTGCCCGATTTCAAGCTCGATCCCCGTGCGATCGCAGCCGTCGCCGTGCCCGTGATCGTCGTGCTCGGTACCGTGTTCCTGGCGGTTGTCTGGCTCGACATCGTGCGACCCATCCAGCTGCCCTGA
- the ispG gene encoding flavodoxin-dependent (E)-4-hydroxy-3-methylbut-2-enyl-diphosphate synthase, with amino-acid sequence MPIAASPAQPDQPTPPRRRPTRQVRLGPLTIGSDAPVTVQSMTITPTHEVDATLQQIAQLQAAGCDIVRVACPRQEDADALAAIAEHSRIPVVADIHFQWKYAVAAIEAGCAGVRINPGNIKKHEKVKLIGGLADDAGVAIRIGVNGGSLEDEVLARFGGPTPEALVESALNEVRLLEDVGFHNTKISVKHSDPWTMIEAYRLLAERCEYPLHLGVTEAGPLKTGAIKSAVGIGALLADGIGDTIRVSLSADPVEEVKAGIAILESLHLRIPGLNVVSCPACGRAEVDVFTLAETVQNELEGIDVPLRVAVMGCVVNGPGEAREADIGVAAGKGKGQIIKRGEVIATVREEDIVETIVHFAREMADEIRAERGSGTPVVSA; translated from the coding sequence CTGCCCATCGCCGCATCACCGGCGCAGCCGGACCAGCCCACGCCACCGCGGCGGCGGCCGACCCGCCAGGTCCGCCTGGGCCCGTTGACGATCGGCAGCGATGCACCCGTGACCGTGCAGTCCATGACGATCACGCCGACGCACGAGGTCGACGCCACGCTGCAGCAGATCGCCCAACTGCAGGCGGCCGGATGCGACATCGTGCGCGTCGCGTGCCCGCGCCAGGAGGACGCTGACGCGCTGGCCGCGATCGCCGAGCACAGTCGCATCCCCGTCGTCGCCGACATCCACTTCCAGTGGAAGTACGCCGTCGCCGCCATCGAGGCCGGCTGTGCGGGCGTTCGCATCAACCCCGGCAACATCAAGAAGCACGAGAAGGTCAAGCTCATCGGTGGGCTCGCCGACGACGCCGGCGTGGCGATCCGCATCGGCGTCAACGGAGGGTCGCTCGAGGACGAGGTGCTCGCGCGTTTCGGTGGCCCGACTCCCGAGGCCCTCGTCGAGTCGGCGCTGAACGAGGTGCGCCTCCTCGAGGACGTCGGGTTCCACAACACCAAGATCAGCGTGAAGCACAGCGACCCGTGGACGATGATCGAGGCCTACCGTCTCCTCGCCGAGCGCTGCGAGTACCCGCTCCACCTCGGCGTCACCGAGGCGGGGCCGCTGAAGACCGGGGCGATCAAGTCCGCGGTGGGGATCGGGGCGCTGCTCGCCGACGGGATCGGTGACACGATCCGCGTCTCGCTGTCCGCGGACCCCGTCGAGGAGGTGAAGGCGGGGATCGCCATCCTGGAGTCGCTCCACCTGCGGATCCCCGGCCTGAACGTCGTGTCGTGCCCCGCCTGCGGTCGCGCCGAGGTGGACGTGTTCACGCTCGCCGAGACGGTGCAGAACGAACTCGAGGGCATCGACGTGCCCCTCCGAGTCGCGGTCATGGGCTGCGTCGTCAACGGGCCCGGTGAGGCCCGTGAGGCCGACATCGGTGTCGCCGCCGGCAAGGGCAAGGGTCAGATCATCAAGCGTGGTGAGGTCATCGCGACCGTCCGTGAGGAGGACATCGTCGAGACCATCGTCCACTTCGCTCGCGAGATGGCCGACGAGATCCGCGCCGAGCGGGGCAGCGGGACCCCGGTGGTTTCGGCCTAG
- a CDS encoding ribosome maturation factor RimP, translating into MSTEERGADEALRDAVAGLAEPIVRAAGTDLEEVELRGQRGSRLVRIVVDRDGGVDVDLITALSRDLGDALDAEDLVEGRYTLEVSSPGATRPLRTGRDFDRNRGRPVRVSRLGQPELTGTVITADDRAVTLEVDGEHLAVPLDEVDHGRVVLPW; encoded by the coding sequence GTGAGCACGGAGGAACGCGGCGCTGACGAAGCGCTTCGCGACGCCGTCGCCGGGCTCGCCGAGCCCATCGTGCGCGCCGCCGGCACCGACCTCGAGGAGGTCGAGCTACGCGGTCAGCGCGGGAGCCGACTCGTGCGCATCGTCGTCGACCGCGATGGCGGCGTCGACGTGGACCTGATCACCGCGCTGTCCCGCGATCTGGGGGATGCCCTGGATGCCGAGGACCTCGTGGAAGGTCGTTACACGCTCGAGGTCAGCTCGCCCGGTGCGACCCGGCCGCTGCGGACCGGGCGGGACTTCGACCGCAACCGCGGTCGCCCCGTGCGGGTCAGCCGCCTCGGTCAGCCCGAGCTCACCGGAACCGTGATCACCGCAGACGACCGTGCCGTGACCCTCGAGGTCGACGGGGAGCACCTCGCCGTCCCCCTCGATGAGGTCGACCACGGCCGCGTGGTGCTGCCGTGGTGA